The genome window CGCGACTATCACTGGCATTCACTGACGATGCAGGCACCACCCGCATGACCGAACGCAGTCACTTCGGCCCCTTGCGCGTACAAAAGACGCTCTACCCGGAACATCCGGCCGTATGCCACGCCATCATCGTGCACCCGCCCGGTGGCATCGTCGGCGGCGACCAATTGACCATCACGGCGCGGGTCGGCGACCGTGCGCATGCGCTGCTGACCACGCCCGGTGCCGGCAAGTGGTACCGCGCCAACGGCCAGCTGTCACAGCAACAGGTCAGCCTCGAAGTCGGGGCGGATGCCGCGCTGGAATGGCTGCCGCAGGAAACCATCTTCTTCAATGAAGCCGATGTCCGGCTCGAACACAATGTGACGCTGGCTGCCGATGCCCGTTATATCGGCGGCGAAATCCTTTGCTTCGGCCGCACCGCATCCGGCGAAACCTTCGACAGTGGCCGCGTGGCGCAACGTACCAGCATCCGTCGTGGCGGCAAATTGCTGTGGTTTGAACAAGGTGCCTTGCAGGCTCGCAGTACGTCGATGCACAGCCCTTTGTCGCTGGCCGGCTACACCGTTTGCGCCACGCTGATCGCGGTCGGCAAGACCATGAATGGGGCTTTCCTCAACGAGCTGCGTGAAGAATCCAGCGCACTGGCGCAAGGCGGCCGCAGCGGTGCCACGCAAATGAAACAAGTGCTGGTAGCACGTTACCTCGGGCATTCAAGTGAAACCGCCCGCCTCTGGATGACACGCGCATGGCAGCGCATACGTCCCGAATTAATGCAACGCGATGCGGTCATCCCGCGCATCTGGAACACCTAGCTTTGGAGCACACATGGAACTGACCCCGAGAGAAAAAGATAAATTGCTGATCTTTACCGCCGCCTTGCTGGCGGAACGACGCCAGGCGCGCGGCCTGAAACTGAACTATCCGGAAGCGATCGCACTGATC of Janthinobacterium sp. Marseille contains these proteins:
- a CDS encoding urease accessory protein UreD → MKRLSDTSSAITHTNKSGIASFRNDQARLSLAFTDDAGTTRMTERSHFGPLRVQKTLYPEHPAVCHAIIVHPPGGIVGGDQLTITARVGDRAHALLTTPGAGKWYRANGQLSQQQVSLEVGADAALEWLPQETIFFNEADVRLEHNVTLAADARYIGGEILCFGRTASGETFDSGRVAQRTSIRRGGKLLWFEQGALQARSTSMHSPLSLAGYTVCATLIAVGKTMNGAFLNELREESSALAQGGRSGATQMKQVLVARYLGHSSETARLWMTRAWQRIRPELMQRDAVIPRIWNT